The nucleotide window taaaaatgttatgatgatcAGAACGTGGCACCATTTGGAGGCGACATTGACGACGAGAAGGACCTTGCCCTTGTAAATCCCTAAATTCACGTCGTTGCCGATGCCATCCTGAACAAGAACAAAGAAACCCCTAACTAACCCCCTCCCCCCAAAACCAAAAGATAGAACAATCGAACCAGACGACGAAGGGAATCCGAAAGCGATTCATTACCTTGACGGTGAATTCGTGAATGGAGGTTGCATTCGGTGCGGATTGGGAACCACCCATTCCTCCGATCCGGTCTACCTCCTTCGTCGCTTCCCCTTCCCTCTCTGAGTCTCCTCTTAATCGGGACGAATCTGATAACAAACGGCCTCAACTGCAAGCCGTGGCGGACTATTAGACGCGTCAATAGTCAATCACGCACTAATCCCAGCGTTACTAATATTATAACGGTAAGTGAATTATAACATTTCACGAAACGGTAGATAAATAAACACACTAA belongs to Zingiber officinale cultivar Zhangliang unplaced genomic scaffold, Zo_v1.1 ctg240, whole genome shotgun sequence and includes:
- the LOC122037168 gene encoding probable glutathione peroxidase 4, which gives rise to MGGSQSAPNATSIHEFTVKDGIGNDVNLGIYKGKVLLVVNVASKCGFTEKNYTQLTELYNKYKGKGMFSYSNQKLLFME